Proteins found in one Candidatus Binatia bacterium genomic segment:
- a CDS encoding DUF1015 domain-containing protein — protein sequence MATIRPFRPFRYTPEAGPIAELVAPPYDVISEPERARLRTLREAGAIHVILPLGEEKYRTAADLLETWKAAGLIAQEDKPAMYLYSQGFEINGETFVRWGLLTSLQLEEFDDRIVLPHERTLDGPKADRMQLIRACETNLSPIFTFIDKSLGLAGMTDRGEQIVDFTDEAGVTQRVWRLTDESLMAELMEKISSEPVYIADGHHRYETSLAYRNERRNEAGAPTDPQPYDFVLTHMCSTKDPGLVVLPTHRLLADPAPHGELLANWEANCKITAFDDAMALWTALGVGPVGERVPRLGILRRGVPGGLLLEPGDGARKHLDTRPPSLSALDVTFLHEVVLDGVAPDRFKYTHDEHETITAVEKGETELAVLLPPPGVDDVLAIARDELTMPQKSTYFYPKVLSGLAYNPIGRKD from the coding sequence GTGGCCACGATCCGTCCCTTTCGCCCCTTCCGCTACACCCCCGAAGCCGGCCCCATCGCCGAACTCGTGGCCCCGCCCTACGACGTGATCAGCGAGCCGGAGCGCGCCCGGCTGCGGACCCTGCGCGAAGCCGGTGCGATCCACGTCATCCTGCCCCTGGGCGAAGAAAAGTACCGCACGGCGGCGGACCTGCTCGAGACCTGGAAGGCGGCCGGCCTCATCGCTCAGGAAGACAAGCCTGCGATGTACCTCTACTCGCAGGGGTTCGAGATCAACGGCGAAACGTTCGTGCGCTGGGGGCTCCTCACATCGCTGCAGCTGGAGGAATTCGACGACCGGATCGTTCTGCCCCACGAGCGCACGCTCGACGGTCCGAAGGCCGACCGGATGCAGCTCATTCGAGCCTGTGAGACGAACCTGAGCCCGATCTTCACGTTCATCGACAAGTCGCTCGGGCTCGCCGGAATGACCGACCGCGGCGAGCAGATCGTCGATTTCACGGACGAGGCCGGCGTCACCCAGCGCGTGTGGCGCCTCACGGACGAGTCGCTCATGGCCGAACTGATGGAGAAGATCTCGAGCGAACCCGTCTACATCGCCGACGGACACCATCGGTACGAGACGTCGCTCGCCTACCGAAACGAGCGACGGAACGAAGCCGGCGCGCCGACGGATCCCCAACCTTACGACTTCGTCCTCACGCACATGTGCTCGACAAAGGACCCGGGCCTCGTCGTGCTCCCGACGCACCGACTCCTCGCCGACCCCGCCCCGCACGGCGAGCTGCTCGCGAACTGGGAGGCGAACTGCAAGATCACCGCCTTCGACGACGCGATGGCGCTCTGGACGGCTCTGGGAGTCGGACCGGTCGGCGAGCGCGTTCCGCGTCTCGGCATCCTCCGTCGCGGTGTCCCGGGCGGGCTTCTCCTCGAACCGGGTGACGGCGCCCGCAAGCACCTCGACACGCGACCGCCCTCGCTGTCCGCCCTCGACGTCACGTTCCTGCACGAAGTCGTCCTGGACGGAGTCGCGCCCGACCGATTCAAGTATACGCACGACGAGCACGAGACGATTACCGCCGTCGAAAAAGGCGAGACGGAACTCGCGGTCCTCCTGCCGCCGCCCGGCGTCGACGACGTTCTCGCGATCGCCCGAGACGAGCTCACGATGCCGCAGAAGTCGACGTACTTCTATCCGAAGGTTCTCTCCGGCCTCGCGTACAACCCGATTGGCCGCAAAGACTGA
- a CDS encoding carboxyl transferase domain-containing protein yields MATKGGFGTSDEVSRSRDSIKDWEPILQELAERRASSRAMGGPERIERLMTQRGKLDARRRIELLFDPGTFVEIGPLAGSSEAPADALVAGMGKIHGRPVLAGAEDFTVLGGSIGNVSMAKRYRICELATQERMPLIFMLDGAGHRLTETESPGRAPNDLLSLADLSGQVPMVCLVLGASAGHGALTAPLSDLTIITESAAMFTAGPPLVKAGTGEDVTKEELGGPQVCADEAGVAHNVVADDEEAIAMARRYLEYLPAYAGDSQRRREAPDTGPRLLDDILGHISPNPRRVYAMRPVLKMLVDEGSLFEVQPRYGASILTALGFIGGRAVAIVANDPSVRSGSIDSAAAIKAADFIDNVGAFGLPFLFLADNPGVMAGTAAERSGILKWAGKMYKAQRRLTSPKIHVTLRKAFGFGTSIMAQNPFDRQTLCYALPTVTLGAMPADSGGKAAKLDDEERARLVKEQSAGAWKMAARLGYDDILDPRELRNGVLNGLSLLDNRLA; encoded by the coding sequence TTGGCTACCAAGGGCGGGTTCGGTACGAGCGACGAGGTGAGCCGAAGCCGCGACAGTATCAAGGACTGGGAGCCGATCCTCCAAGAACTGGCCGAGCGCCGCGCGTCGTCGCGGGCGATGGGCGGGCCCGAACGGATCGAGCGCCTCATGACCCAGCGCGGGAAGCTCGACGCGCGTCGCCGGATAGAGCTTCTCTTCGACCCGGGCACCTTCGTCGAGATCGGTCCGCTCGCCGGTAGTTCCGAGGCGCCCGCCGATGCCCTCGTCGCGGGCATGGGCAAGATCCACGGCCGCCCCGTGCTCGCGGGCGCGGAGGACTTCACCGTGCTCGGCGGCTCAATCGGCAACGTGTCGATGGCGAAGCGCTACCGGATCTGCGAGCTCGCTACGCAGGAGCGCATGCCCCTGATCTTCATGCTCGACGGCGCCGGCCACCGACTCACCGAAACTGAGAGCCCGGGGCGCGCGCCGAACGACCTGCTCTCGCTGGCCGATCTCTCGGGGCAGGTCCCGATGGTGTGCCTGGTCCTGGGCGCTTCGGCCGGACACGGCGCGCTCACCGCACCGCTGTCCGATCTCACGATCATCACCGAGTCGGCCGCGATGTTCACAGCCGGACCGCCGCTCGTGAAGGCGGGCACGGGCGAGGACGTGACGAAGGAAGAGCTCGGGGGCCCGCAGGTCTGCGCCGACGAGGCAGGTGTGGCGCACAACGTCGTCGCCGACGACGAAGAAGCGATCGCGATGGCGCGCCGGTATCTCGAGTACCTCCCGGCCTACGCGGGCGATTCGCAGCGCCGTCGTGAGGCGCCGGACACGGGCCCACGTCTGCTCGACGACATCCTCGGGCACATCTCGCCGAACCCGAGACGCGTGTACGCGATGCGGCCGGTGCTGAAGATGCTGGTCGACGAAGGAAGCCTCTTCGAAGTGCAGCCGCGCTACGGGGCGTCGATCCTCACGGCGCTCGGCTTCATCGGGGGTCGGGCTGTCGCCATCGTTGCCAACGATCCGTCGGTGCGCTCGGGATCGATCGACAGTGCGGCCGCGATCAAGGCGGCCGACTTCATCGACAATGTCGGTGCGTTCGGCCTCCCGTTCCTCTTCCTCGCGGACAACCCGGGTGTGATGGCGGGAACCGCCGCGGAGCGATCGGGCATCCTCAAGTGGGCGGGGAAGATGTACAAGGCGCAGCGCCGTCTCACGTCTCCCAAGATCCACGTGACGCTTCGCAAAGCGTTCGGTTTCGGCACGTCGATTATGGCGCAGAACCCCTTCGACCGGCAGACCCTCTGCTACGCGTTGCCGACGGTGACGCTGGGCGCGATGCCGGCGGACAGCGGCGGCAAGGCCGCGAAGCTCGACGACGAAGAGCGCGCGCGGCTGGTCAAAGAGCAGTCTGCCGGCGCGTGGAAGATGGCAGCCCGCCTCGGGTACGACGACATCCTCGACCCGCGCGAGCTTCGCAACGGCGTCCTGAACGGGCTGTCCTTGCTCGACAACCGCCTCGCCTGA
- a CDS encoding nitrile hydratase accessory protein → MADPKTPRVLDAVGPAAPPRKNGELVFDEVWEGRLFGLTMALYDSGAFAWDEFRDLLIDEIGQWERAHPSGADYHYYERWLGAFERLVTEKGLCAKGDLSGRRASLAARPAGHDH, encoded by the coding sequence GTGGCCGACCCCAAGACCCCGCGCGTGTTGGACGCAGTCGGTCCCGCCGCGCCGCCACGCAAGAACGGTGAGCTGGTTTTCGATGAGGTCTGGGAGGGACGGCTCTTCGGCCTGACGATGGCCCTGTACGACAGCGGTGCGTTCGCTTGGGACGAGTTCCGCGATCTCTTGATCGACGAGATCGGGCAGTGGGAGCGGGCGCATCCGAGCGGTGCGGACTACCACTACTATGAGCGCTGGCTCGGTGCTTTCGAGCGGCTCGTCACCGAAAAGGGCCTCTGCGCCAAGGGAGATCTGAGCGGACGGCGCGCCTCCCTGGCAGCCCGTCCGGCGGGCCACGATCACTGA
- the nthA gene encoding nitrile hydratase subunit alpha — protein sequence MSGKNHDHDHEHSENELRAEALETILTEKGIVTAEAIDGIIRLFEEDIGPMNGARVVARAWTDDDFRIRLLADATTTVGELELAMIPEAPLVVVPNEPGVHNVVVCTLCSCYPSGLLGISPAWYKDPAYRSRVVREPRKVLSEMGLDLDPDLEVRVWDSSAELRYMVLPERPSGCEDWDTERLATLVTRDSMIGTGRLRDPSKS from the coding sequence GTGTCCGGAAAAAACCACGACCACGACCACGAGCACTCGGAGAACGAGCTGCGCGCGGAAGCCCTCGAGACGATTCTGACCGAGAAGGGCATCGTCACGGCCGAAGCGATCGACGGGATCATCCGTCTCTTCGAAGAGGACATCGGTCCGATGAACGGCGCGCGCGTCGTCGCACGTGCCTGGACCGACGACGACTTCCGAATCCGCCTGCTTGCCGACGCGACCACGACCGTCGGCGAACTCGAGCTCGCGATGATCCCCGAGGCACCGCTCGTCGTCGTCCCGAACGAGCCCGGCGTCCACAACGTCGTCGTCTGCACCCTATGCTCTTGTTATCCCTCGGGCCTCCTCGGGATCTCGCCCGCCTGGTACAAGGATCCCGCCTACCGGTCGCGCGTCGTGCGCGAGCCCCGCAAGGTCCTCTCGGAGATGGGCCTGGATCTGGACCCGGATCTGGAGGTTCGCGTCTGGGACTCGAGTGCCGAGCTCCGATACATGGTCCTGCCCGAGCGCCCGTCGGGCTGCGAGGATTGGGACACCGAGCGCCTCGCGACGCTCGTCACGCGCGATTCGATGATCGGCACGGGTCGTCTGCGCGATCCGTCGAAGAGCTGA
- the nthB gene encoding nitrile hydratase subunit beta: protein MDGIHDMGGMHGFGAVPAETGDAVFREEWEARVHGMVYVLLGVGIGNVDAFRHAIERIAPKDYLRVGYYGRWIRAAESLLVARGLLRAGELQEALDGTRAPSATVRATAGPPADGFFREVEAAPRFAVGAAVRVRNLHPQGHTRLPGYVRGKCGVVGRVHPACILPDTNAHGQGECPEYLFSVRFEGRELWGDTAEPGAPVSVDLFDRYLEPV, encoded by the coding sequence ATGGATGGGATTCACGACATGGGTGGGATGCACGGCTTTGGGGCTGTGCCTGCGGAGACGGGCGACGCGGTCTTTCGCGAGGAGTGGGAGGCCCGGGTTCACGGGATGGTCTACGTGCTGCTGGGTGTGGGGATCGGGAACGTGGACGCGTTTCGGCATGCGATCGAGAGGATCGCTCCCAAGGACTACCTTCGTGTCGGGTACTATGGGCGTTGGATTCGGGCAGCGGAGTCGCTGCTCGTCGCACGCGGCCTCCTGCGGGCCGGTGAACTCCAGGAGGCTCTGGACGGAACCCGCGCGCCGTCGGCGACGGTGCGGGCCACTGCGGGACCCCCGGCCGATGGATTCTTCCGTGAGGTCGAGGCCGCGCCGCGGTTCGCGGTTGGGGCTGCGGTCCGTGTGCGGAACCTCCACCCGCAGGGCCACACGCGGCTGCCGGGATACGTACGCGGCAAGTGCGGCGTCGTGGGGCGGGTTCACCCCGCGTGCATCCTGCCGGACACCAACGCGCACGGGCAGGGGGAGTGTCCGGAGTACCTCTTCTCGGTTCGTTTCGAGGGGCGCGAGCTCTGGGGGGACACGGCCGAGCCCGGGGCTCCGGTGTCGGTCGACTTGTTCGATCGGTACCTGGAACCCGTCTGA
- a CDS encoding peptidoglycan DD-metalloendopeptidase family protein, translating into MSTTAYSMDVVGSENPTHSCSSHAEQGVLLAEVPSEATVLDLVWIGQAALGDQANALDVDRVVRVRNGDTFLGMLGRNGVPKSDALTWYRSSRNVFNLARLKIGRDLRLSFDAQGELSGLEYEIDRLNVFVAERGEDGGIVARKGEVPSTTEVRGVSGTVASNITADCLSAGVPSRVVRQMAGIFSSKVDFKHLRKGDAFRVLYEVKITEDGDQIPSGSQVLAAEVQTRGKSHTALRADDNGEKTYVDLEGVPLQRVRADSDLRYPVEFTRISSRFSTSRLHPKTRRRRPHLGVDFAAPHGTPVRAVADGQIEYAKWHGQMGRTIRIDHGRNVKYDSMYGHLTRYARGIKGGKRVHRGDVIGYVGSTGLATGPHLHFSLVHGKRFVDPLKALKQVQYKKPTRLTGDSFEKAKTRLVSALGTLDDEGPVRLTRFADARDL; encoded by the coding sequence GTGAGCACGACCGCCTACTCGATGGACGTCGTGGGAAGTGAAAATCCAACACACTCCTGCTCCTCTCATGCCGAACAGGGCGTTTTGCTCGCCGAAGTCCCCAGCGAAGCTACCGTCCTCGATCTCGTCTGGATCGGCCAGGCCGCTCTCGGAGATCAGGCCAATGCGCTCGACGTCGATCGCGTCGTCCGCGTCCGCAACGGCGATACTTTTCTCGGGATGCTGGGGCGCAACGGTGTCCCCAAGAGCGATGCTCTCACCTGGTACCGCTCCTCGCGCAACGTGTTCAATCTCGCCCGGCTGAAGATCGGCCGGGACCTGCGTCTCAGCTTCGATGCTCAGGGCGAGCTCAGCGGCCTGGAATACGAGATCGACCGCCTGAACGTCTTCGTCGCCGAGCGTGGCGAAGACGGCGGGATCGTCGCCCGCAAGGGCGAAGTCCCCTCGACGACCGAGGTTCGCGGCGTGTCGGGTACGGTCGCTTCGAACATCACCGCCGATTGCCTTTCCGCCGGCGTGCCCTCCCGGGTCGTCCGCCAGATGGCCGGAATCTTCTCGAGCAAGGTCGACTTCAAGCACCTCCGGAAGGGCGACGCGTTCCGCGTTCTCTACGAGGTCAAGATCACCGAGGACGGCGATCAGATCCCGAGCGGCAGCCAGGTTCTGGCCGCCGAGGTCCAGACCCGCGGGAAGTCCCACACGGCGCTGCGCGCCGACGACAACGGCGAGAAGACGTATGTCGACCTCGAGGGTGTCCCGCTTCAGCGCGTCCGCGCCGATTCGGACCTTCGCTACCCGGTCGAGTTCACGCGCATCAGCTCACGCTTCAGTACCTCGCGACTGCATCCGAAGACGCGTCGTCGCCGTCCGCACCTCGGCGTCGACTTCGCCGCGCCTCACGGCACTCCGGTTCGCGCCGTCGCCGACGGGCAGATCGAGTACGCGAAGTGGCACGGCCAGATGGGTCGCACGATCCGCATCGATCATGGCCGCAACGTGAAGTACGATTCGATGTACGGTCACCTCACGCGCTACGCGCGCGGCATCAAGGGCGGCAAGCGCGTTCACCGCGGTGACGTCATCGGCTACGTTGGCAGCACGGGGCTCGCCACCGGCCCGCACCTGCACTTCTCGCTGGTCCACGGAAAGCGCTTCGTCGACCCCCTGAAGGCCCTGAAGCAGGTCCAGTACAAGAAGCCCACCCGCCTCACCGGCGACAGCTTCGAAAAGGCCAAGACCCGCCTGGTCTCCGCCCTGGGCACCCTCGACGACGAAGGTCCCGTCCGCCTCACCCGCTTCGCCGACGCCCGCGACCTCTGA
- the mltG gene encoding endolytic transglycosylase MltG, producing MTRRILGALLIAPLLGLTAILLVVRHTLEERGPRLDVPAAISIGDGESLPAIAARMQQRGVLVRPEAFLALARWRQVDRQVRSGVYEFEGGATAGEVLEALVSGPQRFELVSIPEGWTAERIALRLEAAGLGSAEHYQELAANPDFAASLGVSAGGLEGYLFPDTYSFGDDPTPEEVLGRMTARFFEVFDESLHAAAEAKGLTPHEAITLASIVETEAAIASERPLISAVFHNRLKRGMPLQADPTVLYGVPGRTKPIRRSDLKRATPYNTYVIRGLPPGPIANPGLASLEAAVYPTKGTKALYFVARNDRSHEFNQSLSAHTRAVRKYQR from the coding sequence ATGACTCGACGCATCCTCGGCGCACTCTTGATCGCCCCCCTCTTGGGATTGACCGCCATTCTACTGGTCGTCCGCCACACCCTCGAGGAACGTGGGCCTCGTCTCGACGTGCCCGCGGCGATCAGCATCGGCGACGGCGAGTCCCTGCCGGCGATCGCGGCCCGCATGCAGCAACGCGGCGTGCTCGTGCGTCCGGAGGCCTTCCTCGCGCTCGCGCGCTGGCGTCAAGTGGACCGACAGGTGCGCAGCGGCGTTTACGAGTTCGAGGGCGGCGCCACCGCCGGAGAGGTCCTGGAGGCCTTGGTGAGCGGTCCCCAGCGGTTCGAGTTGGTGTCCATCCCCGAGGGCTGGACGGCTGAGCGGATCGCCCTGCGCCTCGAGGCGGCCGGCCTCGGGTCCGCGGAGCACTACCAGGAGCTCGCGGCGAACCCGGATTTCGCAGCATCCTTGGGAGTTTCGGCCGGAGGCTTGGAGGGTTACCTCTTCCCGGACACCTACTCCTTCGGCGACGATCCCACTCCGGAAGAGGTCCTGGGACGGATGACGGCCCGCTTCTTCGAAGTCTTCGACGAGAGCCTCCACGCAGCCGCCGAGGCCAAGGGCCTCACCCCGCACGAGGCGATCACTCTAGCCTCGATCGTCGAGACCGAGGCCGCGATCGCCTCCGAGAGGCCCCTGATCTCAGCGGTCTTCCACAACCGGTTGAAGCGCGGAATGCCGCTCCAGGCGGACCCCACGGTCCTCTACGGAGTCCCCGGGCGGACCAAACCCATCCGCCGCAGCGACCTCAAGCGGGCGACGCCCTACAACACCTACGTGATCCGCGGCCTCCCGCCCGGCCCCATCGCGAATCCGGGCCTGGCCTCCCTGGAAGCCGCCGTCTACCCGACAAAAGGGACGAAAGCACTGTATTTCGTGGCGCGAAACGACCGGAGCCACGAATTCAACCAGTCCCTCTCAGCCCACACTAGGGCCGTGAGAAAGTACCAAAGATAG
- the lexA gene encoding transcriptional repressor LexA: MTDAASATLTKRQKELLDFLDQYIQRHGFAPTLDETGKHFGLTSLATVHKHLTNLERKGLIRRRSGLSRALEVVPQSKRLEGIELPLLGMAAAGTPMEATLDNERIMVPDTLVRKQESFALKVSGESMRDAGILDGDVVIVESRSSADSGETVVAVLDGAATIKKMHRESGGRIRLQPANDAFEPILCDEDQVEIRGVVVSLLRKY, from the coding sequence ATGACGGATGCGGCTTCGGCTACGCTGACCAAGCGCCAGAAAGAGCTCCTCGACTTTCTCGACCAGTACATCCAGCGCCACGGCTTCGCGCCCACGCTGGACGAGACCGGGAAGCACTTTGGATTGACGTCGCTTGCAACCGTGCACAAGCACCTGACCAACCTCGAGCGGAAAGGTCTCATCCGACGCCGCTCGGGCCTGAGCCGGGCGCTCGAAGTCGTACCGCAAAGCAAACGCCTTGAAGGCATCGAGCTCCCGCTACTCGGAATGGCCGCCGCGGGCACGCCCATGGAGGCAACGCTCGACAACGAGCGAATCATGGTGCCCGATACCCTCGTGCGGAAGCAGGAGAGCTTCGCACTCAAGGTCAGCGGCGAGTCGATGCGCGACGCCGGGATCCTCGACGGCGACGTCGTGATCGTCGAGAGCCGCAGCAGCGCCGATAGCGGTGAAACGGTCGTCGCCGTCCTCGACGGCGCCGCGACGATCAAGAAGATGCACCGCGAATCGGGCGGGCGCATCCGGCTGCAGCCGGCCAACGACGCGTTCGAGCCGATCCTGTGCGATGAAGATCAGGTCGAGATCCGCGGCGTCGTCGTCTCTCTGCTCCGGAAGTATTAA
- the hemW gene encoding radical SAM family heme chaperone HemW — MTQPSASVYLHIPWCLARCPYCDFNTYAAREWPEDEYRAALTAELAWFAERAPFNDVTVGTVFLGGGTPSLFAPDTIAALLEALNEQFPTAPDLEVTLEANPGTVDRDRLAGLRDAGVNRLSIGIQSFQPRLLEALGRRHSVDESRAALDAARAAGFENLSLDLMYATPTQTLEELEADLAEAITIAPDHVSAYALIFEPGTPLTRDLQAGKIERATDELEAQMFETVRTRLSGAGYAAYEISNHAQPGREARHNQAYWRGGPYLGVGAGAHSFSPAAAPMANDAEYGVRWQNVRDPAKYRDAVTATGHAVDEHESLTRTQAMGEFCWLALRETRGLAAAEFESRFGAALGTTFPHVADLQTEGLLEDQEARLTLSPRGLLIADTIFASFF; from the coding sequence GTGACCCAACCGAGCGCCAGCGTCTATCTCCACATCCCGTGGTGTCTCGCCCGGTGCCCGTACTGTGACTTCAATACGTACGCCGCGCGCGAGTGGCCCGAGGACGAGTACCGCGCCGCACTCACGGCGGAACTCGCATGGTTCGCCGAGCGCGCTCCCTTCAACGACGTGACCGTCGGAACCGTGTTTCTCGGCGGCGGGACCCCGTCACTCTTCGCTCCGGACACGATCGCCGCCCTCCTCGAGGCCCTGAACGAGCAGTTCCCGACCGCGCCCGACCTGGAGGTCACTCTCGAGGCAAACCCCGGCACGGTCGACCGTGATCGACTCGCGGGGCTCCGAGATGCTGGCGTAAACCGGCTTTCGATCGGCATCCAGAGCTTCCAACCGCGCCTTCTCGAGGCATTGGGCCGGCGCCATTCGGTCGACGAATCACGCGCGGCCCTCGACGCCGCACGAGCAGCCGGCTTCGAGAACCTCTCGCTCGACCTGATGTACGCGACCCCGACGCAGACCCTCGAAGAGCTCGAGGCCGACCTCGCCGAGGCGATCACGATCGCGCCCGATCACGTCTCCGCCTACGCCCTCATCTTCGAGCCTGGCACACCACTCACCCGAGACTTGCAAGCGGGCAAGATCGAGCGCGCCACCGACGAACTCGAAGCGCAGATGTTCGAGACGGTGCGCACGCGACTCTCCGGCGCGGGCTATGCCGCGTACGAGATTTCGAATCACGCGCAGCCCGGACGTGAGGCGCGTCACAATCAAGCGTATTGGCGCGGCGGTCCCTACCTCGGCGTCGGAGCCGGTGCACATTCGTTCTCGCCGGCGGCGGCGCCGATGGCGAACGACGCAGAGTACGGCGTTCGGTGGCAGAACGTCCGCGACCCCGCGAAGTACCGCGATGCGGTCACGGCGACCGGCCACGCCGTCGACGAGCATGAGAGCCTGACGCGCACGCAGGCGATGGGGGAGTTCTGCTGGCTCGCCTTGCGCGAGACGCGCGGGTTGGCGGCGGCAGAGTTCGAATCCCGATTCGGCGCGGCGCTCGGGACGACCTTCCCGCA